A single region of the Methanothermobacter sp. K4 genome encodes:
- the gltX gene encoding glutamate--tRNA ligase: MMTVEDLVYRYALMNAVKHRGKANPGAVMGAVMSNEPELRSRAPEVKEAVQAAVEKVNSLTPEEQQREMERLGLEIRERKQKKRRGLRDLPDVKGEVVLRFAPNPSGPLHIGHARAAILNHEYARRYDGRLILRIEDTDPRRVDPEAYDMIPSDLEWLGVEWDETVIQSDRMEIYYEYTERLIERGGAYVCTCTPEAFRKLKNEGEACHCRDLGVRENLQRWREMFEMPEGSAVVRVKTDLQHPNPAIRDWISMRIVEAEHPRTGRRYRVYPMMNFSVAVDDHLLGVTHVLRGKDHLANSEKQEYLYRHLDWGPPVFIHYGRLKMDDIALSTSGAREGITAGKYSGWDDPRLGTIRAIARRGVRPEAIRKLMVEIGVKIADSTMSWKKIYGLNRNILEEEARRYFFAADPVRFEIAGLPEPIRVERPLHPDKPELGNRILELNGDVYLPRGDLREGPLRLIDAVNVIYSDGELRYHSEGIEEARELGAAMIHWVPAESALKAVVVMPDASEVEGVIEHDALELEVDDVVQLERFGFARLDSSGERLLFYYAHK; this comes from the coding sequence GTGATGACTGTGGAGGACCTCGTCTACCGCTACGCACTCATGAATGCGGTTAAGCACAGGGGAAAGGCAAACCCGGGCGCCGTCATGGGGGCCGTTATGAGCAACGAACCTGAACTCAGAAGTAGGGCCCCCGAGGTCAAGGAGGCTGTTCAGGCTGCTGTTGAGAAGGTTAACAGTTTAACACCTGAGGAACAGCAGAGGGAAATGGAGAGGCTCGGCCTTGAAATCAGGGAGAGGAAGCAGAAGAAGAGGCGGGGACTCAGGGACCTCCCGGATGTTAAGGGTGAGGTTGTACTGAGGTTCGCCCCCAACCCCAGCGGACCACTCCACATAGGCCATGCAAGGGCAGCCATCCTCAACCATGAATACGCCAGGAGGTATGATGGCAGGCTAATACTCAGAATCGAGGACACCGACCCCCGAAGGGTTGACCCGGAGGCCTATGATATGATCCCCTCTGACCTGGAGTGGCTTGGTGTTGAATGGGATGAGACCGTCATCCAGAGCGACCGAATGGAGATCTACTATGAGTACACAGAGAGGCTCATAGAGAGGGGTGGAGCATACGTATGCACCTGTACCCCGGAGGCATTCAGGAAACTCAAAAATGAGGGGGAGGCCTGTCACTGCCGCGACCTGGGGGTCAGGGAGAACCTCCAGCGCTGGAGGGAGATGTTTGAGATGCCAGAGGGCTCAGCGGTTGTTAGGGTTAAGACGGACCTCCAGCACCCCAACCCCGCCATAAGGGACTGGATTTCAATGAGGATAGTGGAGGCAGAACACCCCCGCACAGGCAGACGCTACAGGGTGTACCCCATGATGAACTTCTCGGTTGCTGTGGACGACCACCTCCTCGGGGTGACCCATGTCCTCAGGGGCAAGGACCACCTTGCAAACAGCGAAAAACAGGAGTACCTCTACAGGCACCTAGACTGGGGGCCCCCGGTATTCATACACTACGGACGCCTCAAGATGGATGACATTGCACTGAGCACATCAGGGGCAAGAGAGGGGATAACCGCCGGTAAATACTCTGGCTGGGACGACCCCCGCCTTGGAACCATCAGGGCCATCGCAAGGAGGGGTGTGAGGCCAGAGGCGATAAGAAAACTCATGGTTGAGATCGGTGTCAAGATAGCAGACTCCACCATGAGCTGGAAGAAGATCTACGGTCTCAACAGGAACATCCTGGAGGAAGAAGCCAGGAGGTACTTCTTCGCGGCAGACCCTGTCAGGTTCGAAATAGCTGGACTGCCAGAACCCATCAGGGTTGAAAGACCCCTGCACCCTGATAAACCTGAACTGGGTAACCGGATCCTCGAGCTGAATGGGGACGTTTACCTCCCCAGGGGTGACCTCAGGGAGGGTCCTCTGAGGTTAATAGATGCTGTTAACGTGATCTACTCTGATGGTGAACTCAGATACCACAGTGAGGGCATCGAGGAGGCAAGGGAGCTGGGGGCAGCCATGATACACTGGGTTCCAGCCGAATCAGCCCTCAAGGCAGTGGTCGTGATGCCTGACGCCTCAGAGGTTGAGGGTGTCATTGAGCATGATGCCTTAGAACTTGAGGTTGATGATGTGGTACAGCTTGAAAGATTCGGCTTTGCCAGGCTGGATTCATCAGGCGAGAGACTGTTATTCTATTATGCCCATAAATGA
- a CDS encoding nucleotidyltransferase domain-containing protein, whose protein sequence is MNRLELARKFSESLNYPEIEKIILFGSVARGDDSEGSDIDIIIISTKKTEIKDKVIRKARDILLSTGVHISVKVISPEEYRLLGDTHFISRIRKEGVVLG, encoded by the coding sequence ATGAACAGACTTGAACTTGCCAGGAAGTTTTCAGAGTCACTGAATTATCCTGAAATAGAAAAAATAATCCTTTTTGGGTCCGTTGCCAGGGGGGATGATAGCGAGGGCTCTGATATAGACATAATCATAATCTCCACAAAAAAAACTGAAATAAAGGATAAGGTCATAAGGAAGGCGCGTGATATACTCCTCAGCACAGGTGTCCATATCTCAGTTAAGGTCATTTCACCTGAGGAATACAGGCTTCTGGGGGACACCCATTTCATCTCCAGAATAAGGAAAGAGGGTGTGGTGCTTGGGTGA
- a CDS encoding HEPN domain-containing protein, translating into MEKAVRKLEAARTLCEHGFYGDAVSRAYYAMFFAARALLSRRNIYPQTHRD; encoded by the coding sequence ATGGAAAAGGCAGTCAGGAAACTTGAGGCTGCCAGAACACTATGCGAACATGGATTCTATGGAGATGCAGTAAGCAGAGCATACTACGCCATGTTCTTTGCAGCAAGAGCACTGCTATCACGGAGAAACATTTACCCGCAGACTCATAGGGATTGA
- a CDS encoding LL-diaminopimelate aminotransferase, whose protein sequence is MMVTVNENYLLLKSSYIFSEINRRVEDFQRKNPDADVIRMGIGDVTRPLPSVVVEAFHRAVDEMAHEETFMGYGPEQGYPFLREAIAENDYASRGVEVSPEEIFISDGAKCDTGNIQEIFGQDNVVAVTDPVYPVYVESNVMAGRAGPADETGRYSGLVYIPCTEENGFIPALPEEKVDLIYLCYPNNPTGTALTEKQLAEWVDYARDSGSIILFDAAYEAYIQEDGIPHSIYEVEGAREVAVEFRSFSKNAGFTGTRCAFTVVPEELEVPDSQGRMHSLKELWNRRQTTKFNGVSYPVQRAAEAVYTPEGQREIRESIDYYMENARIIRESLESAGLRYYGGVNAPYIWIKTPEGMDSWQFFDMLLNEAEVVGTPGSGFGPSGEGYFRLTAFNSLKNTVRAMERISELSF, encoded by the coding sequence ATCATGGTGACAGTAAACGAAAACTACCTGCTACTTAAAAGCAGTTACATATTCTCTGAGATAAACAGGAGAGTGGAGGACTTCCAGAGGAAAAACCCTGATGCCGATGTGATAAGGATGGGTATAGGGGATGTTACAAGGCCCCTCCCCTCCGTGGTGGTGGAGGCCTTCCACAGGGCCGTCGATGAGATGGCTCACGAGGAAACCTTCATGGGATATGGACCTGAACAGGGTTACCCATTCCTCAGGGAGGCCATAGCAGAAAACGATTACGCCTCAAGGGGTGTTGAGGTTTCACCCGAGGAGATATTCATAAGTGACGGTGCAAAGTGTGACACAGGAAACATCCAGGAGATCTTTGGACAGGACAATGTGGTCGCGGTGACAGACCCTGTCTATCCAGTGTACGTGGAGAGCAACGTTATGGCGGGAAGGGCCGGTCCCGCAGATGAGACTGGAAGGTACAGTGGTCTGGTGTACATTCCGTGCACAGAGGAGAACGGATTCATACCAGCACTTCCTGAGGAGAAGGTTGACCTCATATACCTCTGCTACCCCAACAACCCCACAGGAACAGCGCTCACAGAGAAGCAACTCGCAGAGTGGGTTGACTATGCAAGGGACAGTGGCAGCATAATACTATTCGATGCAGCGTACGAGGCCTACATACAGGAGGATGGAATACCCCACAGCATCTATGAGGTGGAGGGTGCAAGGGAGGTTGCAGTTGAGTTCAGGAGCTTCTCAAAGAACGCCGGTTTCACAGGTACAAGGTGCGCCTTCACTGTGGTGCCAGAGGAACTGGAGGTCCCCGACAGTCAGGGGAGGATGCACTCCCTTAAGGAGCTCTGGAACAGGCGCCAGACAACAAAGTTCAATGGGGTTTCCTACCCTGTGCAGAGGGCCGCGGAGGCGGTCTACACACCTGAGGGCCAGAGGGAGATAAGGGAGTCAATAGACTACTACATGGAGAATGCACGGATAATAAGGGAGAGCCTTGAAAGTGCAGGTCTGAGGTACTATGGTGGTGTTAACGCACCATACATCTGGATAAAGACACCTGAGGGCATGGATTCGTGGCAGTTCTTTGACATGCTACTCAATGAGGCGGAGGTTGTTGGAACACCAGGGTCTGGCTTTGGACCGAGCGGTGAGGGATACTTCAGGCTAACAGCATTCAACTCCCTTAAAAATACTGTGAGGGCAATGGAAAGGATATCTGAACTCAGCTTCTAG
- a CDS encoding zinc dependent phospholipase C family protein, whose amino-acid sequence MKRGVSLILVLVLMLMPCSYAWKTVTHYDAAEAIYEKLPSSKRSKININAMIDGSNDPDEKFHDTVRHSFPRSFTEAKKWLDRGRSAYRSKNYRYASYCFGVASHYITDTFSAPHCVSGESSTLHNSYEKQATYLAPSISYVSGDIYSLMQRGYLNGRSDWSRWTKTKSSSIVQRDLNMGTSVAYRAINLAMN is encoded by the coding sequence ATGAAGAGGGGTGTGTCATTAATTCTCGTTCTCGTCCTCATGCTGATGCCATGCTCCTATGCATGGAAGACCGTCACCCACTATGACGCCGCTGAGGCCATCTATGAGAAGCTTCCATCCTCCAAGAGATCAAAGATCAACATTAACGCCATGATCGACGGATCCAACGACCCTGACGAAAAGTTTCATGATACTGTTAGGCACAGCTTTCCCAGAAGCTTTACAGAGGCTAAAAAGTGGCTTGACAGGGGTAGGAGTGCCTACAGAAGCAAGAATTACAGGTATGCCAGTTACTGCTTTGGTGTTGCAAGCCACTACATCACAGACACTTTCTCAGCACCTCACTGTGTAAGTGGAGAGTCATCCACACTCCACAACAGCTACGAAAAACAGGCCACGTACCTTGCACCCAGCATAAGCTACGTTTCAGGGGACATCTACAGCCTCATGCAGCGGGGCTACCTCAATGGAAGGAGCGACTGGTCAAGGTGGACAAAAACCAAAAGCAGCTCGATAGTCCAGAGGGACCTCAATATGGGGACCAGCGTAGCCTACAGGGCAATAAACCTTGCCATGAATTAA
- a CDS encoding FmdE family protein, giving the protein MRRQYFIAFIVLLFAVTLTGSVSAADTSCEVGVDVKYEYADDNSQINPDIQEVTDENGTRINFTRIFDPAANITKILFTYGNITNTTRFTIKVRAPGYRELSHTFQLTDYGTKYAAYLSLRMNATDAYRLGREITRKADKILNLTKTGDVLVITTAGTAYYRNQTSEDVLEGILNQARGRVSYGKGNLLMLRKTRLDPLDFAFIIKKGNDLILAYFKNASMTPIYVGTVSQNMTLTQYQALQKKLGSDTFPIASLANAWAIGLSPDILREAAFHGHVCLGTISGYAMIETLLKYYPATNEFGLPLEGVSYQVVGVPGGSDDDVFIYAMDATPGKRAYVGFNTTADTNIAGFIRWNSKTKTGTLIIMAYSQQELINKYKQETKATAVSELKFNAWAVKKLTTSPESLVKILYAFDNLTQDQVNYIMGYEPTKGNTTISAAGLDLNYILNQTNLVNATPANRTYITGNLTYGDLKNIGRLAAEKAVELFRAMGINLEKDDYHLFVLTSAGYVRINGQDTGAVWDGIFDVLGSRLSRKTLLPVHAPLWGQLKFDFFLINGSQRIIRSMYYNLTAGTFTVQSSANYIIQEVLPYDPPFDVLMGWLFHNHVCGGSSPGYLIADYIFQNYPKGENEKYIYVTTLDNCKDDILFMLLGVSAGQGTYSNQRLTTEETRLETEGGMNGMVGYIVVWDEKTNTGKVAIITWQGPRFAAGSNMYEEYIRLYKHDYSSPNLISPPTVSKAAERLINRDELNILLSGGTGSMNALQYIFSIPANRTLEDLIPVNNGGSQNGNQGGVPGIPGGSTGGSTGGLPSGSHGTAGHADYTPGAEHTASPADVNAASEVSEDSPMEAKRAYEVTNATSTSGGADSSWYVYGIVGVLVAAGLVAFGFVRGGAGK; this is encoded by the coding sequence ATGAGAAGACAGTATTTCATCGCTTTCATTGTTCTTCTCTTTGCTGTAACACTGACAGGTTCAGTGAGCGCGGCGGACACCTCATGTGAGGTAGGGGTTGATGTAAAGTACGAGTATGCCGACGACAACAGCCAGATAAACCCTGACATACAGGAAGTCACAGACGAAAACGGAACAAGGATCAACTTCACAAGGATCTTTGACCCGGCAGCCAACATAACAAAGATCCTCTTCACCTACGGGAACATCACAAACACCACACGGTTCACCATAAAGGTCAGGGCCCCCGGTTACAGGGAACTCTCACACACATTCCAGCTCACAGACTACGGGACAAAATACGCTGCTTACCTCTCCCTCAGGATGAACGCCACAGACGCCTACAGACTGGGAAGGGAGATCACCAGGAAGGCTGACAAGATACTGAACTTAACAAAAACAGGTGATGTCCTGGTTATAACAACAGCCGGAACAGCATACTACAGGAACCAGACATCAGAGGATGTCCTTGAGGGCATACTCAACCAGGCCCGCGGTAGAGTGAGCTACGGGAAGGGTAACCTTCTGATGCTCAGAAAAACACGCCTCGACCCCCTGGACTTCGCTTTCATCATAAAGAAGGGAAACGACCTCATACTCGCATACTTCAAAAACGCCAGCATGACACCGATCTACGTTGGAACCGTGTCACAGAACATGACACTTACACAGTACCAGGCACTCCAGAAAAAACTTGGAAGCGACACATTCCCCATAGCAAGCCTTGCCAACGCATGGGCAATCGGACTATCACCTGACATACTCAGGGAGGCAGCATTCCATGGACACGTCTGCCTCGGTACCATCAGCGGATATGCAATGATAGAGACACTCCTAAAATACTATCCTGCAACCAATGAATTCGGGCTTCCACTGGAGGGTGTCAGTTACCAGGTTGTTGGTGTGCCTGGTGGATCAGACGATGACGTCTTCATATACGCCATGGACGCAACACCCGGTAAGAGGGCCTACGTTGGTTTCAACACAACAGCGGACACCAACATCGCCGGATTCATCCGGTGGAACTCAAAGACAAAGACAGGAACCCTCATAATAATGGCCTACAGTCAGCAGGAACTGATAAACAAGTACAAACAGGAAACAAAAGCCACGGCGGTCTCTGAACTCAAGTTCAATGCATGGGCAGTTAAAAAACTCACAACAAGTCCCGAATCACTTGTGAAGATCCTCTACGCATTCGACAACCTCACACAGGACCAGGTCAACTATATCATGGGATATGAACCCACCAAGGGTAACACAACCATCAGTGCAGCCGGACTCGACCTCAACTACATACTGAACCAGACAAACCTTGTGAATGCAACACCGGCAAACAGGACATACATTACAGGAAACCTCACCTACGGTGACCTCAAAAACATCGGGCGCCTTGCAGCCGAGAAGGCCGTGGAGCTCTTCAGGGCAATGGGTATAAACCTTGAGAAGGATGACTATCACCTTTTCGTGCTGACATCCGCAGGTTATGTGAGGATCAACGGCCAGGACACAGGCGCTGTCTGGGATGGAATATTCGATGTGCTGGGATCAAGGTTAAGCAGAAAGACACTCCTGCCTGTCCATGCACCGCTCTGGGGTCAGCTGAAGTTCGACTTCTTCCTCATCAACGGGTCCCAGAGGATAATCAGGTCAATGTACTACAACCTCACAGCGGGAACATTCACTGTTCAGAGTTCAGCGAATTACATAATCCAGGAGGTACTCCCCTATGATCCGCCATTCGACGTGCTAATGGGCTGGCTCTTCCACAACCATGTCTGTGGTGGAAGCTCACCCGGTTACCTCATAGCAGACTACATATTCCAGAATTACCCCAAGGGTGAGAACGAGAAGTACATCTACGTAACAACACTGGACAACTGTAAGGATGACATCCTATTCATGCTCCTGGGGGTTTCAGCTGGCCAGGGAACCTACTCCAACCAGAGGCTGACAACTGAGGAGACAAGGCTCGAGACAGAGGGCGGTATGAATGGAATGGTGGGCTACATAGTGGTATGGGATGAGAAGACCAACACAGGGAAGGTTGCAATCATCACCTGGCAGGGTCCACGCTTCGCAGCCGGATCCAACATGTATGAGGAGTACATCAGACTCTACAAGCACGACTACTCATCACCAAACCTGATATCCCCGCCTACAGTCAGTAAAGCGGCTGAGCGCCTCATAAACAGGGATGAACTCAACATACTCCTCTCAGGGGGCACAGGATCCATGAATGCGCTCCAGTACATATTCAGCATCCCTGCAAACAGGACACTTGAAGACCTCATCCCGGTGAACAATGGCGGAAGCCAGAACGGAAACCAGGGCGGAGTACCCGGCATTCCCGGCGGCTCCACAGGTGGTTCAACCGGGGGTTTACCCTCAGGTTCCCATGGTACCGCAGGCCATGCAGATTACACGCCGGGTGCTGAGCATACTGCTTCGCCGGCTGATGTGAATGCGGCATCTGAGGTTTCAGAGGATTCTCCCATGGAGGCTAAGAGGGCCTATGAGGTTACAAACGCAACCTCCACTTCTGGCGGCGCTGACTCCTCATGGTACGTTTATGGTATCGTGGGTGTCCTCGTGGCCGCTGGCCTCGTGGCCTTCGGTTTCGTGAGGGGTGGAGCTGGAAAGTGA
- a CDS encoding radical SAM protein translates to MKHIQLSHISVSDIITVLTPTCNLRCRYCFFTPRNCREYDAERIADRVLRISSEEGIDSVLIAGGEPTLQRDLPEFTEALSRDLHVTISTNGTRWEILRKSTFHEVHVDLKALDDEKHLQLTGRSNRSVLECIEELTGSGKLEVSTVLIPGIVDVDEIEKIAEFLSEWDVPYRITGYVGYNNSLGARRPRDDEIVRAAEISRKYLSSVSTSLDFRRHKRRRMVLDHI, encoded by the coding sequence GTGAAACATATCCAGCTATCACACATATCCGTAAGTGACATCATAACCGTGCTCACACCCACCTGCAACCTCAGGTGCAGGTACTGCTTCTTCACCCCACGAAACTGCAGGGAGTATGATGCGGAGAGGATAGCAGACCGGGTCCTGAGGATCAGTTCAGAGGAGGGTATAGACAGTGTGCTCATAGCCGGTGGTGAGCCCACACTGCAGAGGGACCTGCCTGAATTCACAGAGGCCCTCAGCAGGGACCTCCATGTGACCATCTCAACCAACGGCACACGGTGGGAAATCCTGAGGAAGAGTACATTCCACGAGGTCCACGTTGACCTCAAGGCACTCGATGATGAGAAACACCTGCAGCTCACAGGAAGATCAAACAGGTCTGTCCTTGAGTGTATAGAGGAACTCACAGGTTCAGGTAAACTGGAGGTCTCAACTGTCCTCATCCCTGGAATCGTGGATGTTGATGAGATTGAAAAAATCGCGGAGTTCCTCTCAGAGTGGGACGTTCCCTACCGCATAACCGGTTATGTTGGCTACAACAACAGCCTGGGTGCCCGGCGGCCCAGGGATGATGAAATAGTGAGGGCTGCGGAGATAAGCAGGAAGTACCTCAGCAGTGTCTCAACATCACTGGACTTCCGGAGGCATAAGAGGAGAAGGATGGTCCTGGACCACATCTAA
- a CDS encoding DUF2769 domain-containing protein produces MQVDFSMENIRRCLCLECPVQSKSQCVADKKKIMLLITQQDLDSAMRMDTDRVPGVYCSTGKALCTDIDPHEECLCSGCEVWREHRLSEDEVSEYFCVRER; encoded by the coding sequence ATGCAGGTTGACTTCAGCATGGAAAACATCAGAAGGTGCCTCTGCCTTGAGTGTCCAGTCCAGAGTAAGAGTCAGTGCGTGGCGGATAAGAAAAAGATAATGCTCCTCATAACCCAGCAGGACCTTGACAGTGCCATGCGCATGGACACCGACAGGGTACCGGGGGTATACTGTTCCACAGGTAAGGCCCTCTGTACCGATATAGATCCCCATGAGGAGTGCCTCTGCAGTGGGTGTGAGGTATGGAGGGAGCACAGATTATCTGAAGATGAGGTATCTGAGTACTTCTGTGTCAGAGAGAGGTAA